A portion of the Actomonas aquatica genome contains these proteins:
- a CDS encoding FlgO family outer membrane protein has protein sequence MKLTSYLGRTMAAAWACVILTQSLHADFESGIADLATQITTNLEAEGKQRVAVLEFADLNGDVSHFGQFLAEELITQLFVVSPGKFDVVERRQLTQVMAEHKLGATGLLNPDTIKQLGQFLAVDAVVTGSIVDLGNDIKINARLISVETAKIFSVSQVRIPKVGTVADLLAKSAGQTTVGDPPLLQERQQKLKPPPAPTGAITTRDIRFELLSVTKSGDSIKAQLRITALKEDLRLKIYGTYNSSFSRIIDPFGNVARAKQSQLGSKDASTYATSDLIREISTAASLVFPATEQPSEYLQVLEVSCESGNVRFPVQFRNVPVTVE, from the coding sequence ATGAAACTGACCTCATATCTAGGCCGCACCATGGCCGCCGCCTGGGCCTGCGTGATACTGACTCAATCCCTTCACGCCGACTTCGAGTCCGGGATCGCCGATCTCGCGACGCAAATCACGACCAACCTTGAGGCCGAAGGCAAACAACGCGTCGCCGTGCTGGAGTTCGCGGATCTGAATGGTGACGTCAGTCACTTCGGCCAGTTCCTCGCCGAAGAATTGATCACCCAACTCTTCGTTGTGAGCCCGGGAAAGTTCGACGTGGTTGAGCGACGCCAACTCACCCAAGTCATGGCGGAGCATAAGCTGGGGGCCACCGGCCTGCTCAATCCCGACACCATCAAACAATTGGGCCAGTTCCTCGCCGTCGACGCCGTGGTCACTGGCTCGATCGTCGACCTGGGCAACGACATTAAAATCAACGCCCGCCTGATCTCCGTCGAAACCGCCAAGATCTTCTCCGTCTCCCAGGTCCGCATTCCCAAGGTCGGCACCGTCGCCGACCTCCTCGCCAAGTCCGCCGGGCAGACCACCGTGGGAGATCCTCCTCTGCTCCAAGAACGCCAACAGAAGCTTAAACCTCCGCCCGCTCCAACCGGCGCCATCACCACGCGGGATATCCGCTTTGAGCTGCTCTCCGTCACCAAGTCCGGCGATTCCATCAAAGCCCAACTGCGGATCACTGCCTTGAAGGAAGATCTACGACTCAAGATCTACGGAACCTACAACTCCAGTTTCTCCCGTATCATTGATCCCTTTGGCAATGTCGCCCGCGCTAAACAGTCCCAACTCGGAAGCAAAGATGCCTCTACTTACGCCACCTCGGATCTTATCCGCGAAATCTCCACTGCCGCCTCCTTGGTTTTTCCGGCGACGGAGCAACCGTCGGAGTATCTGCAGGTGCTGGAAGTATCTTGTGAAAGCGGCAACGTAAGGTTCCCCGTTCAGTTCCGGAACGTCCCGGTAACCGTCGAGTAA
- a CDS encoding GxGYxYP domain-containing protein, whose translation MKSLRSLCSLALTATAIALGPTASSAVAADNGRDASVMCFDLDWRVDSGLSDKALIVSLQGLANRDQPQLYVVHPPDFQWEITAPLLDFYERKHHVDFTTLRDADAALTKFKSAAKGYVVWDKTVGPSLNVAFTIAGLEDAVVVSEELIPLVERHGLQPIDDLRGRYNGMSDAAIYQDAYDRYWERCTHDSVMLMGGHRGRVMQPAMADWGIRQKMFFHDLSANPLRHPEELALMKRIFSELNPGSIVFGWHPYGKDTEEQATTLLSTYGLKMEGLHNLPNLSFNCQFGFTEGFKFTNNNNVALDADLVAEEKVYMSFVQSDSIGIGVWTKPGRGKLPFGWQVTMNWTKFSAPALEYFHESATPNDYFIGGLSGPGYMYPNHIPEDRFFGLMDEAKEMMAMLDEHVMEIMDNSAADGNVGNTDLTKETVDRYYEAFPDVIGFINGYGPARTRDLRNGQPLISYDYYIDPKRPREEVTADLNELIYLNAKRPYFLLVHVRESNDVNSLVEVTQNLEGPVEIVPLDVFLKLAASNKTYTTRYQDPEDPKHFKGF comes from the coding sequence ATGAAATCCCTGCGTTCCCTTTGCTCCCTCGCCCTCACCGCCACTGCGATCGCCCTAGGCCCCACCGCCTCGTCCGCTGTCGCCGCCGACAACGGCCGTGACGCTTCGGTGATGTGTTTCGACCTCGATTGGCGCGTCGACTCCGGCCTGTCCGACAAGGCACTCATCGTCAGCCTGCAAGGTCTCGCCAATCGCGATCAGCCCCAGCTCTACGTCGTGCACCCGCCGGATTTCCAATGGGAAATCACCGCGCCCCTGCTCGATTTCTATGAGCGCAAACACCACGTCGACTTCACCACCCTGCGCGACGCCGACGCCGCGCTGACGAAATTCAAATCCGCCGCCAAGGGTTACGTGGTCTGGGACAAAACCGTCGGCCCGTCCCTCAACGTCGCCTTCACCATCGCCGGCCTCGAAGACGCCGTCGTTGTATCCGAAGAACTCATACCGCTGGTCGAGCGTCATGGCCTCCAGCCCATCGACGACCTGCGCGGCCGCTACAACGGCATGAGCGACGCCGCGATCTACCAGGACGCCTACGATCGCTACTGGGAGCGCTGCACCCACGACTCGGTCATGCTCATGGGCGGCCACCGCGGCCGGGTCATGCAACCCGCCATGGCCGACTGGGGCATCCGCCAAAAGATGTTCTTCCACGACCTCTCGGCCAACCCGTTGCGCCACCCCGAGGAACTCGCGCTCATGAAGCGCATCTTCTCCGAGCTCAACCCGGGCTCCATCGTCTTCGGCTGGCACCCCTACGGCAAAGACACCGAGGAACAGGCCACCACCCTGCTCTCCACCTACGGCCTCAAGATGGAAGGCCTGCACAACCTGCCCAACCTCAGCTTCAACTGCCAGTTCGGCTTCACCGAGGGCTTCAAGTTCACCAACAACAATAACGTCGCTCTCGATGCCGATCTCGTCGCCGAGGAGAAGGTCTACATGTCCTTCGTGCAGTCCGACTCCATCGGCATCGGCGTGTGGACCAAACCCGGCCGCGGCAAACTGCCCTTCGGCTGGCAGGTCACGATGAACTGGACCAAGTTCTCCGCCCCCGCCCTCGAATACTTCCACGAGTCCGCCACCCCCAATGACTACTTCATCGGCGGCCTCTCCGGCCCGGGTTACATGTATCCGAACCACATCCCCGAGGACCGCTTCTTCGGCCTCATGGATGAAGCCAAGGAGATGATGGCCATGCTCGACGAGCACGTCATGGAGATCATGGACAACTCCGCCGCCGACGGCAACGTGGGCAACACCGACCTCACCAAGGAAACGGTCGACCGCTACTACGAAGCCTTCCCCGATGTCATCGGCTTCATCAACGGCTACGGCCCCGCCCGCACCCGCGATCTGCGCAACGGCCAACCGCTCATCTCCTACGATTATTACATCGATCCGAAACGTCCCCGCGAGGAAGTGACCGCGGATCTCAACGAGCTCATCTACCTCAACGCCAAGCGCCCCTACTTCCTGCTCGTGCACGTGCGTGAATCCAACGACGTGAACAGCCTCGTCGAAGTGACGCAGAACCTCGAGGGCCCGGTCGAGATCGTGCCGCTGGACGTGTTCCTCAAACTCGCCGCCAGCAACAAGACCTACACCACCCGCTACCAGGACCCCGAAGACCCCAAGCACTTCAAAGGCTTCTGA